A stretch of Gossypium hirsutum isolate 1008001.06 chromosome A06, Gossypium_hirsutum_v2.1, whole genome shotgun sequence DNA encodes these proteins:
- the LOC107941561 gene encoding 3-ketoacyl-CoA synthase 19, which yields MDLFMAISLLFLCFIFFIYKSYLQKRNQNCYLLGYECYKAPDDLKLDTETCGKLILRNKNLGSDQYKFLLRTMVNAGIGEETYGPRNVIDGTEETPNLPGSLSEVDDIVFGTLDKLFDNNGVSPSEIDILVITISMITSVPSLPARVINRYKMRDDVKVFNLSGMGCSASVIAVDLVHHLFKTYTNSFAVIVSSESLIPNWYRGNERSMMLPNILFRLGGCSLLLTNKSSMKHKSLMKLKLSVRFHGGASDEAYQSCTRVEDSQGYCGFSLSKSLPQAAAKAITMNFRVLLPKTLPLGELVRYATVSFLHSKTNNKKGKTPSLNMKSGFQHFCIHPGGRAVIDAMGRSLGLNEYDLEPTRMALHRFGNTSAAGIWYVLSYMEAKKRLKKGDRILMISLGAGFKCNNCVWEVMKDAMDDVNVWKDCISRYPVKSTANTSFLEKYSWVNELELQPELNKKIDKIKN from the coding sequence ATGGATCTTTTCATGGCAATATCGTTATTATTTCTTTGCTTCATTTTCTTCATTTACAAGTCATATTTACAAAAGAGGAACCAAAACTGCTATCTTTTAGGGTACGAGTGCTACAAAGCTCCAGATGACCTGAAACTCGATACCGAAACTTGTGGGAAACTCATTTTGAGGAACAAAAACCTGGGTTCAGACCAATACAAGTTCTTGCTTCGGACAATGGTTAATGCTGGCATCGGTGAAGAAACTTACGGCCCAAGAAACGTCATTGATGGCACTGAAGAAACCCCGAATCTTCCTGGTTCGCTTTCGGAGGTCGACGATATCGTCTTCGGAACCCTCGATAAACTCTTTGATAACAACGGAGTTTCCCCTTCGGAAATCGATATCCTCGTGATCACTATCTCGATGATTACTTCGGTTCCGTCGTTGCCGGCTCGGGTTATTAACCGATACAAGATGAGGGATGATGTTAAAGTGTTTAATCTCTCGGGAATGGGGTGCAGTGCTAGTGTTATTGCGGTCGACCTCGTACATCATTTGTTCAAAACGTATACGAACTCATTTGCAGTGATTGTTAGCTCGGAATCTTTGATTCCGAATTGGTATCGCGGCAACGAAAGATCGATGATGCTTCCCAATATTTTGTTCAGATTGGGAGGGTGTTCGTTGTTGTTGACGAATAAAAGCTCGATGAAACATAAATCTttgatgaaattaaagctttCTGTTCGTTTCCATGGTGGAGCAAGCGACGAAGCTTATCAAAGTTGCACCAGGGTCGAAGATTCCCAAGGCTACTGCGGTTTTTCACTTTCGAAAAGCCTGCCACAAGCCGCTGCGAAAGCCATAACAATGAATTTCCGAGTCTTACTCCCGAAGACGCTACCGTTAGGCGAACTTGTTCGGTACGCGACGGTTTCGTTCTTACACTCGAAAACGAATAACAAGAAGGGCAAAACTCCAAGCTTGAATATGAAATCCGGGTTTCAACATTTCTGTATTCATCCTGGTGGAAGGGCAGTGATTGATGCAATGGGACGAAGTCTAGGGCTAAACGAATACGACCTGGAACCGACTCGGATGGCACTTCATCGGTTCGGGAACACGTCCGCGGCCGGAATATGGTATGTTTTAAGTTACATGGAAGCTAAGAAGAGGCTTAAGAAAGGTGATAGGATATTGATGATCAGTCTTGGAGCAggttttaaatgtaataattGTGTATGGGAAGTCATGAAGGACGCCATGGATGATGTTAACGTGTGGAAAGATTGTATCAGTCGATATCCTGTGAAATCTACTGCCAATACGTCGTTCTTGGAGAAGTACAGTTGGGTCAATGAACTCGAACTCCAACCCGAACTGAACAAAAAAATagacaaaatcaaaaattga